A stretch of Mesoplodon densirostris isolate mMesDen1 chromosome 9, mMesDen1 primary haplotype, whole genome shotgun sequence DNA encodes these proteins:
- the SHH gene encoding sonic hedgehog protein isoform X2 gives MDEMLLLARCLLVVLVSSLLMCSGLACGPGRGFGKRRNPKKLTPLAYKQFIPNVAEKTLGASGRYEGKITRNSERFKELTPNYNPDIIFKDEENTGADRLMTQRCKDKLNALAISVMNQWPGVKLRVTEGWDEDGHHSEESLHYEGRAVDITTSDRDRSKYGMLARLAVEAGFDWVYYESKAHIHCSVKAENSVAAKSGGCFPGSATVHLEQGGTKLVKDLRPGDRVLAADDEGRLLYSDFLTFLDRDHGAKKVFYAIETREPRERLLLTAAHLLFVAPHNGSAGREPEALSGAGRPPGGAPERRALFASSVRPGQHVYVVAERGGDRRLLPAAVHSVTLREESTGAYAPLTAQGTILINRVLASCYAVIEEHNWAHRAFAPYRLAHALALGATDAPGASGIHWYSQLLYQIGTWLLDSEALHPLGMAVKSS, from the exons ATGGACGAGATGCTACTGCTGGCGAGATGTCTGCTGGTGGTGCTGGTCTCCTCACTGCTGATGTGCTCGGGGCTGGCGTGCGGACCCGGCCGGGGATTTGGGAAGAGGCGGAACCCAAAAAAACTGACCCCTTTAGCCTACAAGCAGTTCATCCCCAACGTGGCTGAGAAGACCCTAGGGGCCAGTGGAAGATACGAAGGGAAGATCACGAGAAACTCGGAGCGATTTAAGGAACTCACCCCCAACTACAACCCTGACATCATATTTAAGGATGAAGAAAACACTGGAGCGGACCGGCTGATGACTCAG CGGTGCAAGGACAAGTTGAACGCCTTAGCCATCTCCGTGATGAACCAGTGGCCGGGAGTGAAGCTGCGGGTGACAGAGGGCTGGGACGAGGACGGCCACCACTCAGAGGAGTCGTTGCACTACGAGGGCCGCGCAGTGGACATCACCACCTCGGACCGCGACCGCAGCAAGTACGGCATGCTGGCGCGCCTGGCCGTGGAGGCCGGCTTCGACTGGGTCTACTACGAGTCCAAAGCGCACATCCACTGCTCGGTGAAAGCAG AGAACTCGGTGGCGGCCAAATCGGGCGGCTGCTTCCCGGGCTCGGCCACGGTGCACCTGGAGCAGGGCGGCACCAAGCTGGTGAAGGACCTGCGCCCCGGGGACCGCGTGCTGGCGGCCGACGACGAGGGCCGGCTGCTCTACAGCGACTTCCTCACCTTCCTGGACCGCGACCACGGCGCCAAGAAGGTCTTCTACGCGATCGAGACCCGGGAGCCTCGCGAGCGTCTGCTGCTCACCGCCGCGCACCTGCTCTTTGTAGCGCCGCACAACGGCTCGGCCGGCCGGGAGCCCGAGGCGCTGTCGGGCGCCGGGCGGCCGCCTGGGGGCGCGCCGGAGCGCCGGGCGCTCTTCGCTAGCAGCGTGCGCCCTGGCCAGCACGTGTACGTGGTGGCCGAGCGCGGCGGCGATCGGCGGCTCCTGCCGGCCGCCGTGCACAGCGTGACGCTGCGCGAGGAGAGCACGGGCGCGTACGCGCCGCTGACAGCGCAGGGCACCATCCTCATCAACCGGGTGCTGGCGTCGTGCTACGCGGTCATAGAGGAACACAACTGGGCGCACCGGGCCTTCGCGCCCTACCGCCTGGCGCACGCGCT TGCGCTGGGTGCGACCGACGCGCCAGGCGCCTCGGGCATCCACTGGTACTCGCAGCTGCTCTACCAAATAGGCACCTGGCTGTTGGACAGCGAGGCCTTGCACCCGCTCGGCATGGCGGTCAAGTCCAGCTGA
- the SHH gene encoding sonic hedgehog protein isoform X1: MDEMLLLARCLLVVLVSSLLMCSGLACGPGRGFGKRRNPKKLTPLAYKQFIPNVAEKTLGASGRYEGKITRNSERFKELTPNYNPDIIFKDEENTGADRLMTQRCKDKLNALAISVMNQWPGVKLRVTEGWDEDGHHSEESLHYEGRAVDITTSDRDRSKYGMLARLAVEAGFDWVYYESKAHIHCSVKAENSVAAKSGGCFPGSATVHLEQGGTKLVKDLRPGDRVLAADDEGRLLYSDFLTFLDRDHGAKKVFYAIETREPRERLLLTAAHLLFVAPHNGSAGREPEALSGAGRPPGGAPERRALFASSVRPGQHVYVVAERGGDRRLLPAAVHSVTLREESTGAYAPLTAQGTILINRVLASCYAVIEEHNWAHRAFAPYRLAHALLAALAPSRTDRGGGGGGGRVPPPAPGAPAALGATDAPGASGIHWYSQLLYQIGTWLLDSEALHPLGMAVKSS; the protein is encoded by the exons ATGGACGAGATGCTACTGCTGGCGAGATGTCTGCTGGTGGTGCTGGTCTCCTCACTGCTGATGTGCTCGGGGCTGGCGTGCGGACCCGGCCGGGGATTTGGGAAGAGGCGGAACCCAAAAAAACTGACCCCTTTAGCCTACAAGCAGTTCATCCCCAACGTGGCTGAGAAGACCCTAGGGGCCAGTGGAAGATACGAAGGGAAGATCACGAGAAACTCGGAGCGATTTAAGGAACTCACCCCCAACTACAACCCTGACATCATATTTAAGGATGAAGAAAACACTGGAGCGGACCGGCTGATGACTCAG CGGTGCAAGGACAAGTTGAACGCCTTAGCCATCTCCGTGATGAACCAGTGGCCGGGAGTGAAGCTGCGGGTGACAGAGGGCTGGGACGAGGACGGCCACCACTCAGAGGAGTCGTTGCACTACGAGGGCCGCGCAGTGGACATCACCACCTCGGACCGCGACCGCAGCAAGTACGGCATGCTGGCGCGCCTGGCCGTGGAGGCCGGCTTCGACTGGGTCTACTACGAGTCCAAAGCGCACATCCACTGCTCGGTGAAAGCAG AGAACTCGGTGGCGGCCAAATCGGGCGGCTGCTTCCCGGGCTCGGCCACGGTGCACCTGGAGCAGGGCGGCACCAAGCTGGTGAAGGACCTGCGCCCCGGGGACCGCGTGCTGGCGGCCGACGACGAGGGCCGGCTGCTCTACAGCGACTTCCTCACCTTCCTGGACCGCGACCACGGCGCCAAGAAGGTCTTCTACGCGATCGAGACCCGGGAGCCTCGCGAGCGTCTGCTGCTCACCGCCGCGCACCTGCTCTTTGTAGCGCCGCACAACGGCTCGGCCGGCCGGGAGCCCGAGGCGCTGTCGGGCGCCGGGCGGCCGCCTGGGGGCGCGCCGGAGCGCCGGGCGCTCTTCGCTAGCAGCGTGCGCCCTGGCCAGCACGTGTACGTGGTGGCCGAGCGCGGCGGCGATCGGCGGCTCCTGCCGGCCGCCGTGCACAGCGTGACGCTGCGCGAGGAGAGCACGGGCGCGTACGCGCCGCTGACAGCGCAGGGCACCATCCTCATCAACCGGGTGCTGGCGTCGTGCTACGCGGTCATAGAGGAACACAACTGGGCGCACCGGGCCTTCGCGCCCTACCGCCTGGCGCACGCGCTCCTGGCCGCGCTGGCGCCCTCGCGCACGGaccgcggcgggggcgggggcggtggcCGCGTGCCCCCGCCTGCGCCAGGTGCGCCGGCTGCGCTGGGTGCGACCGACGCGCCAGGCGCCTCGGGCATCCACTGGTACTCGCAGCTGCTCTACCAAATAGGCACCTGGCTGTTGGACAGCGAGGCCTTGCACCCGCTCGGCATGGCGGTCAAGTCCAGCTGA